One part of the Microlunatus elymi genome encodes these proteins:
- the infB gene encoding translation initiation factor IF-2 has translation MAKVRVYELAKELGVTSKDVLNTLKDMGEFVRSASSTVEAPVERRLKERLANEPIGKKGAKKAAPKKAAPVPSAPASAPAPTASTTNGASTTNPETRDAEVKAESAQPGPTATPRAERPVAEPTDRTVDSPATGPQDRAPEDRASQDQAQRPSAAPGAATPRPATPGPRPGPAARPGESRAAGRPGPRPADGRAGQRPSDGRPGQRPGDGRPGQRPGDTRPGDARPGPRSDARPGSARDGGGQSRPRPGATGGLPSGAPGPRPRPSGARPGGPRPGNNPFSSSQGMGTSARSPRPEGGRPGIPRPPAGRGAGPGAGGPRPGGGSGMPRPNPAMMPRQSNSQLGGQAGPRGRGGPGAGRGRGGPAGGRGPGGAAGGPPAGRGGRGGRGGTQGAFGRPGGPSRRGRKSKKQRRQEFNEMEAPSIGGVRVKQGDGQKVRLARGASLTDLAEKIGVDPAALVQVLFHLGEMVTATQSVADETLQVLGAELNYDIEVVSPEDEDRELLESFDIEFGENEGGEEELAARPPVVTVMGHVDHGKTKLLDALRKSNVAGGEAGGITQSIGAYQVATEVDDQERKITFIDTPGHEAFTAMRARGAKSTDIAVLVVAADDGVMPQTIEALNHAQAADLPIVVAVNKIDKEGADPTKVRGQLTEYGLVPEEYGGDTIFVDVSAITGVGLDELLEAIVLTADAALDLRANPEMDAQGVAIEAHLDKGRGPVATVLVQRGTLHVGDSIVAGPAHGRVRALLNDSGENVTEAPPSMPVQVLGLTAVPGAGDSFIVVDDDRTARQIADKREARARMAAQAAGARRKTLDQLFEQLEKGETQELLLILKGDSSGSVEALEDALSKIDVGDEVSLRVIDRGVGAITETNVSLAAASNAVIIGYNVRAQGKATEMADRQGVDIRYYSVIYAAIDEIEAALKGMLKPIYEEVQLGTAEIREIFRSSRAGVIAGCMVTSGLMRRNAKARLLRDGVVIVEETSINSLRREKDDATEVREGYECGLTLGNFSDIKIGDVVETYEMKEKPRD, from the coding sequence GTGGCAAAGGTCCGAGTCTACGAGCTCGCTAAGGAGCTCGGAGTCACCAGCAAGGACGTCCTGAACACGTTGAAAGACATGGGCGAATTCGTCCGGTCGGCGTCGTCGACCGTCGAGGCACCCGTGGAGCGCCGGCTGAAGGAACGGCTGGCGAACGAACCGATCGGCAAGAAGGGCGCCAAGAAGGCCGCCCCGAAGAAGGCTGCACCGGTCCCGTCGGCACCGGCCTCTGCGCCGGCCCCGACGGCGAGTACGACCAACGGCGCGAGCACGACCAACCCGGAGACCCGCGACGCCGAGGTGAAGGCCGAGTCGGCCCAGCCCGGCCCGACGGCAACTCCGAGGGCCGAGCGGCCGGTCGCCGAACCGACCGACCGAACCGTCGACAGCCCGGCCACGGGCCCCCAGGATCGGGCGCCCGAGGATCGGGCGTCCCAGGATCAGGCACAGCGTCCGTCGGCCGCCCCTGGCGCAGCCACCCCGCGCCCGGCCACGCCCGGCCCGCGTCCGGGTCCGGCGGCCCGGCCCGGCGAGAGCCGGGCAGCCGGCCGTCCGGGGCCGCGACCGGCCGACGGCCGAGCAGGCCAGCGTCCGTCCGACGGCCGGCCCGGGCAGCGTCCCGGTGACGGGCGACCCGGACAGCGTCCGGGCGATACTCGTCCCGGCGACGCACGACCCGGCCCGCGTTCGGACGCACGACCCGGATCGGCGCGCGACGGCGGCGGTCAGTCGCGTCCGCGTCCGGGTGCCACCGGCGGTCTGCCGTCCGGCGCCCCCGGTCCGCGCCCGCGTCCGTCCGGCGCTCGTCCGGGTGGTCCGCGGCCGGGCAACAATCCGTTCTCGTCCTCCCAGGGGATGGGTACGTCGGCACGTTCGCCGCGGCCCGAGGGTGGACGTCCGGGCATCCCGCGTCCGCCGGCCGGTCGTGGCGCCGGCCCCGGTGCGGGTGGTCCCCGTCCGGGTGGCGGCAGCGGTATGCCGCGGCCGAACCCGGCGATGATGCCCCGGCAGAGCAACAGTCAACTCGGCGGTCAGGCCGGCCCCCGTGGCCGTGGTGGCCCCGGCGCCGGTCGCGGTCGTGGCGGTCCCGCCGGTGGTCGTGGTCCGGGCGGAGCCGCGGGTGGCCCACCGGCCGGTCGCGGTGGCCGTGGCGGTCGCGGTGGAACCCAGGGCGCCTTCGGCCGTCCGGGCGGTCCGTCGCGGCGTGGTCGCAAGTCCAAGAAGCAGCGGCGTCAAGAGTTCAATGAGATGGAGGCGCCGTCGATCGGCGGCGTCCGCGTCAAGCAGGGTGACGGCCAGAAGGTCCGGCTCGCCCGTGGCGCCTCGTTGACCGACCTGGCGGAGAAGATCGGCGTCGATCCGGCAGCCCTCGTACAGGTGCTGTTCCACCTCGGCGAGATGGTCACCGCGACGCAGTCGGTCGCCGACGAAACGCTGCAGGTGCTGGGTGCCGAGCTCAACTACGACATCGAGGTGGTCTCGCCCGAGGACGAGGACCGCGAGCTGTTGGAGAGCTTCGACATCGAGTTCGGCGAGAACGAGGGTGGCGAGGAAGAACTCGCGGCGCGGCCGCCGGTGGTCACCGTGATGGGTCACGTCGACCATGGCAAGACCAAGCTGTTGGACGCGTTGCGCAAGAGCAACGTGGCCGGCGGCGAGGCCGGCGGCATCACCCAGAGCATCGGTGCCTACCAGGTCGCGACCGAGGTCGATGATCAGGAACGCAAGATCACCTTCATCGACACGCCGGGCCACGAGGCGTTCACCGCCATGCGTGCCCGCGGTGCCAAGTCGACCGACATCGCCGTGCTGGTGGTGGCTGCCGACGACGGTGTGATGCCGCAGACGATCGAGGCCCTGAACCACGCCCAGGCAGCCGACCTGCCGATCGTGGTCGCGGTGAACAAGATCGACAAGGAAGGCGCCGATCCGACCAAGGTCCGCGGTCAGCTGACCGAGTACGGCCTGGTGCCCGAGGAGTACGGCGGCGACACCATCTTCGTCGACGTCTCCGCGATCACCGGTGTCGGTCTGGACGAACTGCTGGAGGCGATCGTGCTGACCGCCGACGCGGCGCTCGACCTGCGGGCCAATCCGGAGATGGATGCCCAGGGTGTGGCCATCGAGGCGCATCTGGACAAGGGCCGTGGTCCGGTGGCCACCGTGCTGGTCCAGCGCGGCACCCTGCATGTCGGCGACTCGATCGTGGCCGGTCCGGCTCACGGCCGGGTCAGGGCGTTGCTCAACGACAGCGGAGAGAACGTCACCGAAGCTCCGCCGTCGATGCCGGTGCAGGTGCTCGGCCTGACCGCCGTACCGGGAGCGGGCGACAGCTTCATCGTCGTCGACGACGACCGGACGGCACGGCAGATCGCCGACAAGCGCGAAGCCCGGGCCCGGATGGCCGCACAGGCAGCCGGTGCTCGCCGGAAGACCCTGGATCAGCTCTTCGAGCAGTTGGAGAAGGGCGAGACCCAGGAGCTGCTGTTGATCTTGAAGGGCGACAGCTCCGGTTCGGTCGAGGCGCTGGAGGACGCGCTGAGCAAGATCGACGTCGGCGACGAGGTGTCGCTGCGGGTGATCGACCGCGGTGTCGGTGCCATCACCGAGACCAACGTCAGCCTGGCCGCCGCGTCCAACGCGGTGATCATCGGCTACAACGTGCGGGCTCAGGGCAAGGCCACCGAGATGGCCGATCGTCAGGGTGTTGACATCCGGTACTACTCGGTGATCTACGCCGCGATCGACGAGATCGAGGCCGCGCTGAAGGGCATGCTGAAGCCGATCTACGAAGAGGTCCAGCTCGGTACGGCGGAGATCCGCGAGATCTTCCGTTCGTCGCGGGCGGGCGTCATCGCCGGCTGTATGGTCACCAGCGGCCTGATGCGGCGCAACGCCAAGGCGAGGTTGCTGCGCGACGGTGTGGTGATTGTCGAGGAGACCTCGATCAACTCGCTGCGCCGGGAGAAGGACGACGCCACCGAGGTCCGCGAGGGCTACGAGTGTGGTCTGACTCTGGGCAACTTCTCCGACATCAAGATCGGCGACGTCGTCGAAACGTACGAGATGAAGGAAAAGCCGCGCGACTGA
- the rbfA gene encoding 30S ribosome-binding factor RbfA: MIMPSARVLKLADQIKVIVAEMLERRVKDPRLGFVTITDVRLTGDTRDATVFYTVFGEDADWSGTAAALQSATGLIRSQVGKQLGLRFTPTLTFVADAVPESARQIDELIAAAKASDDEVAKRAAGAEYAGESDPYKRPDEDDES; this comes from the coding sequence ATGATCATGCCATCGGCACGGGTTTTGAAGTTGGCCGACCAGATCAAGGTGATCGTGGCGGAGATGCTGGAGCGGCGGGTGAAGGATCCGCGGCTCGGGTTCGTCACCATCACCGATGTCCGGCTGACCGGGGACACCCGGGACGCGACGGTGTTCTACACGGTCTTCGGTGAGGACGCCGACTGGAGCGGTACGGCGGCGGCACTGCAGTCGGCGACCGGGCTGATCCGATCGCAGGTCGGCAAGCAGCTCGGACTGCGGTTCACCCCCACGCTGACCTTCGTGGCCGACGCCGTACCTGAGTCGGCGCGGCAGATCGACGAGTTGATCGCCGCGGCCAAGGCCAGCGACGACGAGGTGGCCAAACGCGCCGCCGGCGCCGAGTATGCGGGGGAGTCCGACCCGTACAAGCGTCCCGACGAGGACGATGAGTCCTGA
- the truB gene encoding tRNA pseudouridine(55) synthase TruB, translated as MSPDPTSAAPSGVVIADKPVGLTSHQVVGRLRRLAHTRKVGHAGTLDPMATGVLVIGIERATRLLGHLALTEKEYLATIRLGVATVTDDAEGDVTERRGAAELDEQQLTAAMRRLTGTIDQVPSSVSAIKINGVRSYARVRAGDQVELAARPVTVSAFDLLQRRDVEVDGLPVVDLDVRVGCSSGTYIRALARDLGTRLGTGGHLTSLRRTKVGTFGVEEARTLEQLEDDLGLLDLETVARRTFPTLELDEQQAAWVRNGRRLPGLDLPGEPTAVFSPAGEFLALYRPSGQDAVAEAVFALAASAGEGPRD; from the coding sequence ATGAGTCCTGACCCGACGTCCGCGGCGCCGTCCGGCGTCGTGATCGCCGACAAGCCGGTCGGACTCACCTCGCATCAGGTGGTCGGCCGGCTGCGACGGCTCGCGCACACCCGCAAGGTGGGCCATGCGGGCACTCTGGATCCGATGGCCACCGGAGTGCTGGTGATCGGGATCGAGCGAGCGACCAGGCTGCTCGGCCACTTGGCGCTGACCGAGAAGGAATACCTGGCCACCATCCGGCTCGGCGTCGCGACCGTCACCGACGACGCCGAGGGCGACGTCACCGAGCGACGCGGCGCGGCCGAGCTGGACGAGCAACAGCTCACCGCGGCCATGCGGCGGCTGACCGGTACGATCGACCAGGTCCCGTCGTCGGTGTCGGCGATCAAGATCAACGGCGTTCGTTCCTATGCCCGGGTCCGCGCCGGTGATCAGGTCGAACTGGCCGCACGGCCGGTGACCGTCTCGGCCTTCGATCTCTTGCAGCGCAGGGATGTCGAGGTCGACGGGCTGCCTGTTGTTGATCTTGACGTCCGGGTCGGCTGCTCGTCCGGCACCTACATCCGGGCACTGGCTCGTGATCTTGGTACGAGGCTGGGCACCGGCGGTCATCTGACGAGCCTGCGGCGGACCAAGGTCGGGACCTTCGGTGTCGAGGAGGCCCGCACCCTGGAGCAACTGGAAGATGATCTTGGTCTGCTCGATCTGGAGACCGTCGCCCGCCGGACCTTTCCGACGCTGGAGCTGGACGAGCAACAGGCAGCGTGGGTGCGCAACGGTCGTCGGTTGCCCGGGTTGGACCTGCCGGGAGAGCCGACCGCGGTCTTCTCGCCCGCGGGAGAATTTCTGGCGCTGTATCGGCCGTCCGGCCAGGACGCCGTGGCCGAGGCGGTCTTCGCCCTCGCGGCGTCGGCCGGCGAGGGGCCGCGTGATTAA
- a CDS encoding bifunctional riboflavin kinase/FAD synthetase → MSAARVVVIGNFDGVHRGHQKLIAGARRAAGADGTVIAVTFWPHPMSVIRPDRMPLLLTELDERKRLLSAAGVDEVVVVGFTDQVASWPPERFVDEVLRPLQPTVIMVGENFRFGFRAAGDVELLTKLGREGDGSGFEVDPVSLLLAGDLPDSSTRVRAAIAEGDVDLAAELLNRPFRVRGEVIKGAQRGREMGFPTANVPVPRGLAVPADGVYAGWLSRLDQPDAEPWPAAISVGSNPTFVGENRRVESYVLDRTDLDLYGVEVAVDFEHRLRGQIKYSGMAALIDQMHLDVDRARSLLDGRH, encoded by the coding sequence ATGAGTGCTGCTCGGGTGGTCGTGATCGGCAACTTCGACGGCGTACACCGCGGGCATCAGAAGCTGATCGCGGGTGCACGCCGCGCGGCCGGCGCGGACGGCACCGTGATCGCGGTGACGTTCTGGCCGCATCCGATGTCGGTGATCCGCCCGGACCGGATGCCACTGCTGCTGACCGAGCTGGACGAGAGGAAGCGGCTGCTCAGCGCCGCCGGGGTGGACGAGGTGGTCGTGGTCGGTTTCACCGACCAGGTGGCCAGCTGGCCGCCGGAACGGTTCGTCGACGAGGTGCTCCGGCCGCTGCAGCCGACGGTGATCATGGTCGGCGAGAACTTCCGCTTCGGCTTCCGGGCCGCCGGCGACGTCGAGTTGCTGACCAAGCTCGGTCGCGAAGGCGACGGCTCGGGTTTCGAGGTCGATCCGGTCTCGCTGCTGCTGGCCGGCGATCTGCCCGACTCCTCGACCCGGGTCCGGGCCGCGATCGCCGAGGGCGACGTCGATCTCGCCGCCGAGTTGTTGAATCGGCCGTTCCGGGTCCGCGGCGAGGTGATCAAGGGCGCGCAACGCGGCCGGGAGATGGGATTCCCGACCGCGAACGTGCCGGTGCCGCGGGGTTTGGCGGTGCCCGCCGACGGGGTGTACGCAGGTTGGTTGAGCAGGCTCGACCAACCGGACGCCGAACCGTGGCCGGCCGCGATCTCGGTCGGCAGCAACCCGACCTTCGTCGGCGAGAACCGTCGGGTGGAGTCGTACGTGCTGGACCGGACCGATCTGGATCTGTACGGGGTCGAGGTCGCGGTCGACTTCGAGCACCGGCTGCGCGGGCAGATCAAGTACTCCGGAATGGCGGCGTTGATCGACCAGATGCACCTGGATGTGGACCGGGCAAGGAGCTTGCTGGACGGACGGCACTAG
- a CDS encoding DUF2127 domain-containing protein, which produces MARFHPRNWFDRVFELGIVLKGLDGAGELIAGTFLLLVRPATISHWVVILTRGELAEDPTDFIATHLVAAAHRLSADDLLFVSLYLLAHGLVKVVLVVAILRNQLWAFPWMIITLIAFICYQLYQIVVDPRISLVLLTIFDAVIVLLTWREYKIIRRRRAAETPVPSDDADHAHTR; this is translated from the coding sequence ATGGCACGGTTCCACCCTCGCAACTGGTTCGACCGGGTGTTCGAGCTCGGCATCGTGCTCAAGGGCCTGGACGGGGCCGGCGAACTGATCGCCGGCACCTTCCTGCTGCTGGTGCGGCCGGCGACGATCAGCCACTGGGTGGTCATTCTCACCCGCGGCGAGCTGGCCGAGGATCCCACCGATTTCATCGCCACCCACCTGGTGGCGGCGGCGCATCGGCTGTCCGCCGACGACCTGCTGTTCGTGTCCCTCTACCTGCTGGCGCACGGATTGGTGAAGGTCGTGCTGGTGGTGGCGATCCTGCGCAATCAACTCTGGGCGTTCCCGTGGATGATCATCACCCTGATCGCCTTCATCTGCTACCAGCTCTACCAGATCGTCGTCGACCCGCGGATCAGCCTGGTGCTGTTGACGATCTTCGATGCCGTGATCGTGCTGCTCACCTGGCGGGAGTACAAGATCATCCGGCGACGGCGGGCGGCCGAGACGCCCGTCCCGAGCGACGATGCCGATCACGCGCACACCCGCTGA
- a CDS encoding 1-phosphofructokinase family hexose kinase, with protein MITVAALSPSLDITYVVDQLRLGEIHRPTEVHRVAGGKSLNLARAATAVGAPVQTIALLGGSTGDFLESELRREGIGVRRVDSPTETRTCVSIGSAAGHELTELYPYAPAIPDAAWQEFRRVFAEELSAADGWLAINGSVPDGPPADALAALTRLAIDAGLEVAIDSHGPALAGVLEARPQLIKVNRYEAAELLGRDPDRAEVAELAKIISARTGGSVIITDGRAGAVFCSVEAGTVRAELPADVSGHYPVGSGDSFLGGWLAATDRGADPADALRLATGCGAANALIPGPGLLDRRTARQIADRTVLSRLS; from the coding sequence GTGATCACGGTCGCCGCGCTCAGCCCGTCGCTGGACATCACCTACGTCGTCGATCAGCTCCGGCTCGGTGAGATCCATCGGCCGACGGAGGTGCATCGGGTCGCCGGTGGCAAGTCCCTCAATCTGGCCCGGGCCGCGACCGCGGTCGGTGCGCCGGTGCAGACGATCGCCCTGCTGGGCGGCAGCACCGGCGATTTCCTGGAGTCCGAGCTGCGCCGCGAGGGCATCGGCGTCCGCCGGGTCGACTCGCCGACCGAGACCCGGACCTGCGTGTCCATCGGCTCCGCTGCCGGTCACGAACTGACCGAGCTCTATCCGTACGCGCCCGCGATCCCGGACGCTGCCTGGCAGGAGTTTCGTCGGGTCTTCGCCGAGGAGTTGTCGGCTGCCGACGGCTGGCTGGCGATCAACGGCAGCGTGCCCGACGGGCCGCCGGCCGACGCGTTGGCCGCGCTGACCCGGCTGGCGATCGACGCCGGTCTGGAGGTGGCGATCGACAGTCACGGACCGGCGTTGGCCGGCGTACTGGAAGCCCGGCCGCAGTTGATCAAGGTCAATCGGTACGAGGCCGCGGAGCTGCTCGGCCGCGATCCGGACCGGGCCGAGGTGGCCGAGCTGGCCAAGATCATCTCCGCGCGTACCGGCGGTTCGGTGATCATCACCGACGGCCGAGCCGGTGCTGTGTTCTGCTCGGTGGAGGCCGGCACCGTACGAGCCGAACTGCCGGCCGACGTGTCCGGGCACTATCCGGTCGGCAGCGGCGACTCGTTCCTCGGCGGCTGGCTGGCCGCCACCGATCGCGGCGCCGATCCGGCCGACGCGTTGCGACTGGCCACCGGCTGTGGCGCGGCCAACGCGCTGATTCCGGGCCCCGGACTGCTGGACCGCCGGACCGCTCGGCAGATCGCCGACCGGACGGTCCTCAGTCGTCTCAGCTGA
- a CDS encoding ABC transporter permease, which translates to MIIIATNATYFLASLFLDPRSSYRETRPVPPEEQIDNALAHYNLDPREPVIVRWWHWLTDIVLHWNWGQSPTGGSVNAEVGYRILVSGQLVLLATVLSVVVGVGLGVISALLQYQITDRVLQAISIILFNMPTVVAALLLVFGAIKINDAIGFRLFFVTDSSSPDVSGLFPTIVDRLAHLVLPTISLTLLGYVGYRLTQRALLLDTINADFVRTALTHAQAVRRHALRASLIPTATSVAFSIPAIFTGAVLTESIFGWHGMGGTSR; encoded by the coding sequence ATGATCATCATCGCCACGAATGCGACCTACTTCCTGGCCAGTCTCTTCCTCGATCCCCGGTCGAGCTATCGGGAGACCCGGCCGGTGCCGCCGGAGGAGCAGATCGACAACGCGTTGGCCCACTACAACCTGGATCCGCGCGAACCGGTGATCGTTCGCTGGTGGCATTGGCTGACCGACATCGTCCTGCACTGGAACTGGGGGCAGTCGCCGACCGGCGGCTCGGTGAACGCCGAGGTCGGCTACCGGATCCTGGTCTCCGGGCAGCTGGTGCTGCTGGCGACCGTGCTGTCGGTGGTGGTCGGTGTCGGACTCGGCGTGATCAGTGCGCTGCTGCAGTACCAGATCACCGACCGGGTGCTGCAGGCGATCTCGATCATCCTGTTCAACATGCCGACGGTGGTCGCGGCGCTGCTGCTGGTGTTCGGCGCGATCAAGATCAACGACGCGATCGGCTTCCGGCTGTTCTTCGTCACCGACTCCAGTTCGCCGGACGTGTCCGGGCTGTTCCCGACCATCGTCGACCGGCTCGCCCACCTCGTGCTGCCGACGATTTCGCTGACCCTGTTGGGATATGTCGGCTATCGCCTGACCCAACGGGCGCTGTTGCTGGACACCATCAACGCCGACTTCGTCCGCACCGCGCTGACCCACGCGCAGGCCGTACGACGACACGCCCTGCGTGCCTCGCTGATCCCGACCGCGACCTCGGTCGCGTTCAGCATCCCGGCGATCTTCACCGGCGCCGTGCTGACCGAGAGCATCTTCGGCTGGCACGGGATGGGGGGTACTTCTCGCTGA
- a CDS encoding SDR family NAD(P)-dependent oxidoreductase produces the protein MRTAVVTGGGTGIGRAIAKRLSADGTRVIIVGRRKDVLADAAAEINKSHGDELVEYRAADLADPDQVDELAGVITAECGVDFLINNAGGDVGFGHRTETLSDLADKYRTDFTANLITTMLITEALLPAITRPGGRIVMITSGAGLRGSGSYGVAKAAVHGYMWDLTNRLAAQQVTANAIAPSFVPDTEFWDGRRDPADAATRVSRIPMNRPGTPSEVAEAVAYLCNAEAGWTTGQILQLNGGALLGHG, from the coding sequence ATGAGGACTGCAGTGGTGACCGGTGGGGGCACCGGGATCGGCCGGGCGATCGCCAAGCGGCTGTCCGCGGACGGCACCCGGGTGATCATCGTCGGGCGGCGCAAGGACGTGCTGGCCGACGCCGCCGCGGAGATCAACAAGAGCCACGGTGACGAACTGGTCGAGTATCGCGCCGCCGATCTGGCCGACCCGGACCAGGTGGACGAGTTGGCGGGGGTGATCACTGCCGAGTGCGGTGTGGATTTCTTGATCAACAACGCCGGCGGCGACGTCGGATTCGGGCACCGCACCGAGACGCTGTCCGATCTGGCGGACAAGTACCGCACCGACTTCACCGCGAACCTGATCACTACCATGCTGATCACCGAGGCGCTGTTGCCGGCGATCACCCGGCCCGGCGGCCGGATCGTGATGATCACCTCGGGCGCCGGTCTGCGCGGCTCCGGCTCGTACGGGGTGGCCAAGGCCGCGGTGCACGGCTACATGTGGGATCTGACCAACCGGCTGGCCGCCCAGCAGGTGACCGCGAACGCGATCGCACCCAGCTTCGTACCCGACACCGAGTTCTGGGACGGCAGACGCGACCCGGCGGATGCCGCGACCCGGGTCTCGCGGATCCCGATGAACCGACCGGGCACGCCGTCGGAGGTGGCCGAAGCCGTCGCCTATCTCTGCAACGCCGAAGCAGGTTGGACCACCGGCCAGATCCTGCAACTCAACGGCGGCGCCCTGCTCGGCCACGGCTGA
- a CDS encoding DUF6131 family protein, with the protein MIILGVILLVLGLIFSISILWTIGIILIVIGAVLWIFGALGRQIGPRKYYF; encoded by the coding sequence GTGATTATTCTCGGTGTGATCTTGTTGGTGCTGGGATTGATCTTCAGCATCTCGATCCTGTGGACGATCGGCATCATCCTGATCGTCATCGGAGCCGTGCTCTGGATCTTCGGTGCGCTGGGCCGCCAGATCGGGCCGCGCAAGTACTACTTCTAG
- the rpsO gene encoding 30S ribosomal protein S15 → MDAAEKKKIIDEYATSEGDTGSPEVQVALLSRRIAHLTEHLKEHKHDHHSRRGLMLLVGQRRRLLNYIAKNDIERYRSLIERLGLRR, encoded by the coding sequence ATCGACGCTGCGGAGAAGAAGAAGATCATCGATGAGTACGCGACCAGCGAAGGTGACACGGGTTCCCCCGAGGTCCAGGTCGCGCTGCTGAGCCGCCGGATCGCCCACCTGACCGAGCATCTCAAGGAGCACAAGCACGACCACCACAGTCGTCGTGGCCTGATGCTCCTGGTCGGTCAGCGCCGCCGGTTGCTCAACTACATCGCCAAGAACGACATCGAGCGCTACCGGTCGCTGATCGAGCGCCTCGGCCTGCGTCGCTGA